The sequence CCGGTATGGATGACAGCCGGCAACCGTCATGGCATGATCGCCGCATGGATTTGCCCGCTCCCCTCGCCTGGCTGGTCGACGAAGCCGGTACCTCGCCCAGCCCCGAACGCTTTCTGGCCGATCTGGGCGGACACCTGCTGGCCGCCGGCCTCCCGCTTGCCGGCAGCGCCCTGACGCTTGCCGCGCCGCATCCGATCATCACGCAACACACGTGGCTCTGGCGCGCCGAAACCGGCGCAGTGACCGAAGCTCTCGGCTTCGCCGGCACGGAGCTCGGACAGGCCGGCCGCGATTGGCTGGCCGATCTCGGCCCGATATACGAGGAAACGATCGGGATCGCGCCCGGCAATTCCGTGCTTGCCTGGGCCGGCACTCGGCCATTCAGCATCTCCGAAGCGGAAAACCTGCGCGAGATCGCCCGTTTTGCCGCAGCCCCCTTGGCGGGATTGGCCGCCCGCGCCACCCTATCCACCCTGCTCGAAGCCTATCTCGGCCGCAGAAGTGCCGCCCGCGTGCAGGCAGGCGCGCTCAGCCGCAACAGCGGCGAAACCATCCGCGCAGCCCTGCTCTGCGCCGATCTGCGGGATTTCACCGCCCTTTCCGAAGCGACGGAACCAAGCGTTGTGATCGCGGCACTCGATGCCTGGTTCGACCGCGTCGCCGGCGCCGTGCATGCCTTCGGCGGCGAAGTGCTGAAATTCATGGGCGATGGCGTGCTTGCAATCTTCCCGGTGAATGGGACGGCGACGGAAGCCTGCGAGGCAGCCATTCGCGCCGCCACCGCCATCCGCGCCGGCATGGCGCATCTCGACGGGACGCGGACAAGCCAGGGTCTGCCGCCGCTCCCCTTTGGTGTCGCGCTGCATTTCGGCGACATGCTCTGGGGCAACATCGGCGCCGCCGACCGCCTGGACTTCACCGCCATCGGCCCCGCCGTCAACCTCGTCAGCCGGCTGGAGGGCCTTTGCAAGCCGCTCGGACAGAATATCCTCGTTTCCGGATCGGTCGCAGCCGAGACGACGATGCCGCTGCTGGCTTTGGGGGACTACGAACTGCGTGGGATTGCCGAGCCTTGTGTGGTGTTTACACCGAGCTAAAGCCGGTATCTCAGACGCTGGTGCAGGAGAAGTTCTCAGCCTCGCAATATCGGACGTTGCAAGACCCGCAACGACTGCCCCTACGAAGGCAATTTGAGCTGCGTTTCAGGAATAGGAAGCATCCTCATTATATGGTCTGAAAATAGTAGATTCGTCGGAAAATCGAACCTATGGCCTTTCAACCTATTGATTTCTCTTTCATTAAGGCTGCCGACTAAAACACCCCTTGCCTTTTTCCACAAACCCTGTCACCCATATGCATGCTCGGGCATTTGCATGCCGGTGACTGGACTGATTTGGTGATCCGCTTGCGGCAGGCAGCGGTTGGGTCTTCTGACCCGCGCAGACGTTCTTTCCCCGTACGTGAACTTCTCGACTGGCTTTCGCATGTTGCGGAAGCAAAGCCGTCCGGGTTCATCCGGATAAACTAAGACTGATGGGTAAAGGACTATCCCCCATGGCCACCAAGGGCACCGTAAAATTCTTCAACCAGGACAAGGGTTTTGGTTTCATCACTCCTGACGGCGGCGCGAAGGACGTTTTCGTCCACATCTCCGCTCTTCAGGCTTCCGGCATCCAGTCGCTGCGCGAAGGCCAGCAGGTCACCTTCGACACCGAGCCGGATCGCATGGGCAAGGGCCCGAAGGCTGTCAACATCCAGGCTAACTAAGCCTCTGGTGACTGCCTGATCAAGGTTTCGAACGGCGCGGTGCAAACCGCGCCGTTTTTCGTTTGTGAGGATAGTACCCTCGTCCTGAAGCAAGCTTGGCTATGCCTCTTACCGCAAGCCCGTTGTCTTCCCGCGGAGCATCCTAACATTCCGTCATCCTCGGGCTTGACCCGAGGATCCAGGCACGAGCCTCACTGCCTCCTCTGGCGAAAAGGGATACCCTTCCAAAACGAAACCAGACTCTCGTCGATTTGGACGCACAAGTGTACCTTGGGCGTGGATCCTCGGGTCAAGCCCGAGGATGACGGGTGTGAGATGATCTCTTTAACACCAAGCTGCTTCTTAACTCCCAGCCGATCAACCCTCTCCCTGAGGTGGAAGCGAAAGCTACCCTCGAAGGACGAAGGCCGTGGGAATCAGCATCCCCTCAAGCGCTGACCCGCTCCGAGTCCGCGCCAAAATCCACCGCCGCGAAAGCTGCTGCAATCACCTCCGAGCCCGCCCCCGGCTTGTTGGCGTCGGTGGAGAGGATCTGGCGATAGCGGCGCGAGCCCGGCAAGCCGGTAAAGAGGCCGACCATGTGCCGCGCGACATGCTGGAGGCGGCCGCCATTTTCGATATGGCGCTCCACATAAGCTATCATTTGGTCGCGCAGTCCGTTCCAGTCGGCCTCGACAGCCGGTTCGCCAAAGAAGCGATGGTCGACGTCAGCGAGAATGGCAGCATTCTGATAGGCGGCGCGGCCGAGCATGACGCCGTCAACCTGAGCCAAATGCGCCTCGGCTTGATCCAGCGTCTGAATGCCGCCATTGATGCCGATGAAGACCTCCGGCCAACGCTGCTTCATGCGATAGACGATGTCATAATCCAGCGGCGGAATTTCGCGGTTTTCCTTCGGCGACAGGCCCTTCAGCCAGGCCTTGCGCGCATGGATCCAGATCGCATCGGCGCCGGCATCGAGCACGCGCGTCATCAGCTCCGGCAAGGCCTCTTCCGGCTCCTGCTCATCGACGCCGATCCGACATTTCACGGTGACAGGCGCCTTCGATACCGCCTTCATGGCGGCAACGCACGATGCGACCGTCTCCGGCGTGAGCATAAGGCAGGCCCCGAAGGTGCCTGACTGTACCCGATCCGAGGGACAGCCGACGTTGAGGTTGATTTCGTCGTAGCCATAGGCTTCCGCGATCCGCAGCGCCTCGGCAAGCTTGGCCGGGTCGGAGCCGCCGAGCTGCAGTGCAACGGGATGCTCGCTGACATCATGCCCCAGCAGCCGGTCGCGCGGCCCATGAATGATCGCATCGGCCACCACCATCTCGGTATAGAGCAAGGCATGCCGGCTGATCTGCCGGTGCAAGTACCTGCAATGGCGATCTGTCCAGTCGATCATAGGGGCAACCGCAAAGATCTTGCGGCCAGTTTTCAGCGCGTCGCTATACATGGGAAACCTTTCTGATCCGCGCTCTACACCAAATCCCTCAAAAAGGCCAGTTTTCGCGGCTGTAACAATAATGCTAGCTTGCTTGACGGAGTCGGACGGCAACAGCCCTCTGAAAAAGATGAAAGTTTCGAAAGCGCATATGAACGCCCCACTAACGACAGTCATTCCGCCACCTGCCCCTGTCCTTCTGCCGATCGAGGGTGAGACCGAGTTTTTCCCTGTACGTCGTGTCTATTGCGTCGGCCGCAACTATGCCGACCACGCCATCGAGATGGGTCATGACCCCACCCGCGAACCGCCTTTCTTCTTCCAGAAGAACCCGGACAATCTGCTTGTCTCGAGCGATTTCCCCTATCCTTCGCTGTCATCGGACGTGCATCACGAAGTGGAGCTTGTCGTGGCATTGCGCGGCGGTGGCGCGAACATCCCGGTCGAACAGGCCCTGGATTGCGTCTATGGTTATGGCGTCGGCATTGATTTTACCCGCCGCGACCTGCAGGGCGAAGCCAAGAAGCTCGGCCGCCCCTGGGAAATCGGCAAGGCCTTCGACCACTCGGCTCCCGTTTCCGCATTGGCTCCGGCCACCCGCGTCGGCCATCCCGACAAGGGCGGCATCTGGCTGATGCGCAATGGCGAGGCTGCCCAGAGGGGCGATCTCTCGCAGATGATCTGGAAGGTGCCGGAGATCATCGCCGAGCTTTCCAAGCTCTTCACGCTGGCCCCCGGCGATATCATCATGACCGGCACGCCCGCCGGCGTCGGCCCCGTTGCGCGGGGTGACCGGATCAGCTGCGCCGTCGATGGCGTCGCCAATCTTGTGCTGAACGTCGTCTGATCGAGGAGGATCGACCATGCCGCTCTACGCCCTTGCCGGATCGACGCCGAAAACACCCGAGCCGGGCCGCTATTGGATCGCGCCGGATGCCAGCGTCATCGGCAAGGTCGAAATCGGCGAAGATGTCGGCATCTGGTTCGGCGCCGTGCTACGTGGCGACAACGAGCCGATCGTCGTTGGCAAGGACACGAATATCCAGGAAGGCACGATGGTCCATACCGATCCGGCCTACCCGACCACCATCGGCGAAGGCTGCACGATCGGCCATCACGCCATCATCCATGGCTGCACCATCGGCAACAACTCCTTGATCGGCATGGGCGCCACGATCCTGAACGGCGCGAAGATCGGCAACAATTGCCTCGTGGGCGCCAACGCGCTTGTCACGGAAGGCAAGGGATTTCCGGATGGCTCGCTGATCGTCGGCGCACCGGCAAGAGCAATCCGCACGCTGGATGAAGCCGCGATCGAAGGCCTGCGCCGCTCCGCCCGCAACTATGTTGCCAACTGGCAGCGCTTCGCACGCGATCTTAAAAGATTGGATTAGAAACTTCTAATAACTACATGGCGAGTATGAAATAAACGGCGATTTGCAGATCAAGCCGCGCAATTGGCGCAATGGCCGCGAATTTCGATGGTCGACTTTTCCGCCTTGAACTTCTGTGATTTCAGCCAGTCCATCAGCCGATGATCCACCTCGTGATCGTGAAACTCGATCACCTGGCCGCAGCTTTCGCAGATGGCGAAGGCGACGAGGCCATGGCTATGGCAATCCTCGTTCGGATGGGCGCAGGCGACGAAGGAATTGATGCTTTCGAGCCGATGCACCACGCCATATTCCAGCAGCTTGTCCAGCGCGCGATAGACCTGCAGCGGTGCGCGAAAGCCCTGATCGCGCAGCTTGTCGAGAATCGTATAGGCGCTGAGCGGCGCTTCCGCCTTGGTCAGGATATCGAAAACGAGAGACTGGTTCTTGGTGAGCATCGGAGTGGTCATGACGACTGTCCTCTCTGTTGCGCCGCTGGCGTGCCGGCCCTGCGAACAAGGGGCAGCAGACTGAAGATAAATAGAACGAGCGCCGCGACGACGATGGAAGGCCCGGACGGTGTGTCGTAGCGCAGCGACCCGAATAGCCCGCCGACAACGGCGATGGCGCCGAGCAGCGAAGCGAAGATCGCCATTGTTTCCGGCGTGGCGGCAAAGCGGCGCGCTGTGGCCGCGGGGATGATCAGAAGTGCAGTGATAAGCAGGATACCGACAATTTTCATGGCAATCGCGATCACCACGGCCATCAGCAGCATGAAGAACAGCCTTGCGCGCTCCGGCCGCAATCCTTCCGCCTCGGCAAGCTCGGGATTGACGGTCGAAGCCAAAAGCGGCCGCCAAAGCCAGGCGATTGCCGCCAGCACGAAAATGCCGCCGCCCCATATCACCGCAATGTCCGACTGGGTGACTGCCAGGATGTCGCCGAAGAGGAAGGCAATGAGATCGATCCGCACCCAGCTCATGAAGGCGACGATGACCAGGCCGATCGCCAGCGTCGCATGCGAGAGGATGCCGAGCAGCGCGTCGGCCGACAGCGCCTGCCGCCGCTGCAGGAACAGGAGCAGGATCGACACAAGGGCGGCAACGGCAAAAACTGACAGTGTCAGATTGAGTTGGAACAGCAGCGAGAGCGCCACGCCGAGCAATGCCGAATGCGAGATCGTATCGCCGAAATAGGCCATGCGCCGCCAGATGATGAAGCAGCCGAGCGGCCCGGTCGTCAGCGCCAGCCCGACGCCGGCCACGACGGCGCGCAGGAAGAAATCGTCAAACATGGCGTTCTCCCTTGCTGTGGTCATGATCGTGATCATGGCCATGATCGTCATCTTCATGATGGTGGTGGCCGTCGTCGGCATGGCAATGATCTGTTATCGAGCCGTCGGCATGCTGTACGCGGCCATCAGGCAGATGCGTGTGGTCGTGGTGATGACTGTAGATCGCCAGGGATTGCGCCGCCCGCGTACCGAACAACTTCACATATTCGGGGCTCTGGCTGACCGTCTGTGGCGTGCCGCGGCAGCAGACATGACCGTTCAGGCAAACCACGGTATCCGTGGCCGCCATGACGACATGCAAATCATGTGAAATCAGCAGGATACCGCAGCCCTGTGAATTGCGGATGGACTTGATGAGATCGTAAAGCGCGATCTCACCGTTGAAATCCACGCCCTGCACAGGCTCGTCCAGCACGAGCAGATCGGGCTTGCGAGCAATGGCGCGCGCCAACAGCGCCCGCTGGAATTCGCCGCCGGAAAGATGCTGCACCTCGGCCTTGGCAAGATGCGAGATGCCGACGGCTTCCAGCGCCGCGATCAGCTCACGCTCCGGCAAAGGTCCCGTCAGCGTCATCAACCGCTGCACGCTGAGCGGCAAGGTCCAATCGATCGCAAGCTTCTGCGGGACATAGCCGACCTTCAGATTGGCAATGCGCTCCACGCGCCCCTCGTCCGGCTTCAAGACGCCGATTGCCGTCTTGGCGCTGGTCGATTTGCCGGAACCGTTAGGGCCGATCAGGGTAACGATCTCGCCCCGGCTCACGGAGAAATCGACCCCACGCACCAGCCAGCGGCCACCGCGTCGGACGCCGACATCATGGAGCGACACGAGCGGACGGCTCTTGCTGTCGATGGAAGAAAGCATGAAATTTCCAATTGCACTATTGCGCCATGCTATCGCACACGTTATAGCATAACGCAATTGATGTAATAACATAACAGACCCATTCAAGGGCATTTCTGGCATGAACGCAGCAAAAACTCTTCTTCCCATCGCCGCCTCCCTTCTCCTTTCCGGCCTGCTCGTCGGTACGGCCGCTACTGCAGCCGATGCGCCGAAAGTCGTCGTTTCCATCAAGCCGATCCACTCGCTGGTCGCAGCCGTCATGCAGGGTGTCGGCACGCCGGATCTGATCGTCGATGGCGCTGCATCCCCGCATACCTACGCGCTGAAGCCCTCGAATGCGCGCAGCCTTCAGGAGGCGAAGTTGGTCTTCTGGGTTGGGCCTGGCATGGATGCCTTCCTGCAGAAGCCGCTTGCCGCGCTCGGTTCTAATGCCACCATCGTCGAGCTCGACGATGCGCCCGGCATTACCAAACTCAAGTTCCGCGAGGGCGGTGCCTTCGAACCGCATGACGATGGCGACGAGCATGAGGTCAGCGACGATCACGCCCATGGACACGACCATGATCATGGCGAGTTCGATACTCACCTCTGGCTCGATCCGCATAATGCCAAGGCGATGGTCTCCGAGATCACCACGTCCCTGGTCGCGGCGGACCCCGTCAACGCCCTGACCTATCAAGCGAACCAGAAAGCTCTGAACGACAAGCTCGACGCTCTCGATACGGAAATCGCCTTGACGCTCGCCCCGGTAAAGGACAAGCCCTTCATCGTCTTTCACGATGCCTACCAGTATTTCGAGCACCGTTATGGCGTGCGCGTCTCAGGCTCCATCACGGTCAGCCCGGAAACCATTCCGGGCGCGCAGCGCGTCGCCGAGATCCACAGCAAGGTCGCCGATCTCGGCGCGACCTGCGTCTTCGCCGAGCCACAATTCGAACCGAAGCTGGTCAACGTGGTGCTGGAAGGCACCTCCGCAAAGTCGGGAACCCTCGATCCGGAAGCTGCAACGCTGCCGCAAGGACCGGATCTCTATTTCGACCTGATGCGCGGCATCGCAAGCTCCCTGAAAACCTGCCTTTCAGCGCAAGGCTAAACATCGCCGAAGGAAGCGGGCATGCTGCTCGCTTTTTTCATCACAACATATGTAATGATATTACATTACAAAGGAAGTTGTCATGAACAAGAAGCTCCCAGTCACCGTCCTCTCCGGTTTTCTCGGCGCCGGCAAGACGACGCTGCTCAACCATATCCTCAACAATCGCGAGGGCTTGCGCGTTGCCGTCATCGTCAACGACATGAGCGAGGTCAATATCGATGCGGCGCTGGTGCGCGACGGCAACGCAAATCTTTCCCGGACGGAAGAGCAGCTCGTCGAAATGACCAATGGCTGCATCTGTTGCACGCTACGCGACGATCTTCTGAAGGAGGTCCGTCAGCTCGCCGAACAGGGGCGCTTCGATTATCTGCTGATCGAATCCACAGGCATTGCCGAACCCCTGCCCGTCGCCACCACCTTCGAGTTCCGCGACGAAGACGGTCGCAGTCTTTCCGACGTTGCCCGGCTCGATACCATGGTGACCGTCGTCGACGCTGCCAATCTTCTCTCCGACTATGGATCGACGGATTTCCTTGCCGATCGTGGCGAGACCGCCGGCGACGGCGACAACCGGACCATCGTCGACCTTCTGGTCGAGCAGATCGAATTTGCCGATGTTGTCGTTCTCAACAAAGTCGGCGCGGCGACCGCAGAGCAACGCGACGCCGCCCGCAAGATCATCGTCGGCCTCAACCCCGATGCACGCCTGATCGAAGCCGATTTCGGTGTGGTGGAACCATCGGAGGTTCTCGGCACGGGACGCTTCGACATCGATCGCGCCGAGACCCATCCGCTCTGGTACAAGGAGCTGCACGGCTTCAAGGATCATGTTCCGGAAACGGAGGAATATGGCATCCGTTCCTTCGTCTATCGCGCGAAGAAACCGTTCGATCCTCCTAAATTCCAGGCCTTTCTCAATCGGTCGTGGCCGGGTGTCATTCGCGCCAAGGGCTTCTTCTGGCTTGCGACCAGACCTTATTATGTCGGCGAGATGAGCCAGGCCGGCGCGCTCGTCCGCACGAGCAAGATGGGCCTCTGGTGGGCAGCCGTGCCGCAAGACCAGTGGCCGCATGATCCGAGCTTCAAGCGAGCGCTTGCGCCCTATCTCGATCCGATATGGGGGGATCGGCGCCAAGAACTGGTATTCATCGGCGCCGATCCGATGAACGAAAAGCATATCACGAGTGAACTGAACGCCTGCCTGATTGAGGCGGACGGCTTCACGCCCGAACGCTGGCGGAACCTGCCCGATCCCTTTGCCAGTTGGAACGTGACCGCAGCATGAAGAAGACGAAACCAATCAGGTTCCAATGTCATTGTTTCGAATGCAGCACCGATGACAATCAGACCGATGATAGATCGAGCTCCGGTACGAACGAAACGGATCAGGTCAGCATAAAATCAGGCGAAGAGGAGCATCGCCTGAGCACGGACGTCATTGGAAAATTGCTGTTTGGTGCCTGAACGGCAGGTTCAGGCCACCAACATGCCCGCGGGAACGGCGATGATCTCATGCATGACCAGCAATGCGCCGATCACTTCTTCTTTGGCACGCAACGGGGTGATGGTGCAACGAAACACCTTGCCGGGTTCGATCTGCCGATAGGAGGGGTAAAGACACTCCACCTTTTCCCCGGCAAAGCAGGCATCGAGCTTCGCCTTCAGACTGATTTCGAAATCTTCCGAGCCGATGAATTCCGAGATGTGACGCCCCACAAGCTCCATCGGCTTCGATTTCAGAAATTCCGAATTGGCGGCGTTGCTGTAAAGATAGCGATAATCTCGTGTGACGACCGCGACACGATTGGGCAGGCTGTCCAGAATGACATCATTCAGAACGCTGCCTTCCTCAAAGCCGAGCGTGTCGTCCCGGTCGATTTTCTCGCTCGAAAAGACCCGGAAAACTTCGCCCGCTGCTTCGCTCGCGCCGCCGAAATAACGATCGATCAGTGCCGAAAGCGACGCAGAATTGCGCAGGACCCGTGAGCGATCATCCGCTTCTTCGCGGATGAGATTGTTCATGAACTGGAGCTGCATGTAAATTTCAAGCAGACTCACGGCCTTATAGGCCAGGATAGCTGCGATAAGGGGCTCCAATTCACGATCGAGCGATGCCACAAGCTCGTCGTCGCCAAGTTTTATCGCACGCTGAATCTGACTACATTTCATGGAGAAGGCATGAAAGAGTGCCAGCAAAATTGCCCTCCTGTCCCTGACCACAACAGGACGCAGGGGCCTCGATTCCCGGCGCTGCCATGCCCAAGGATATTCAGCTTGGTGTCCGCATTCTCACCAAACTTTCTATATTGTGAATTAACATGACTTATCCCCACTTTCAATCGGGATGAGCAGAAGTTCTCGTCAAAGGAGAACTTTATGAAAAACAAGGCTTATAAGCACAATGACTGGACGAAGACCGAATGCGGCCATGCAGACAAAACTGCCGCCAGCCCATGCAAAAATGAGCCTAGAAAACGCTCTTCTTGATATTCCAGCGATCATGATACCAGAGCCATTGCTCGGGATTTTCCCTCACCCAGCTTTCGACCTTGTCGTTCAGCATCTGTGCCGTCGCAGTCAGATCGAGACCGCCGGCCTCGTTGCGAGGCATCTCTAGCTTCGGTTCGATCTCCAGCCGGTAGCGATTGCCGGGCAGACGGATGCAACGGGCCGGATAGACTTCGCAATTGAACTGACGCACGAGCTTCGGCAGCAGGGGGTTGGTCTTTACGTCGCGACCGAAGAACAACGTCTTCAAACCCTTACGGAATTTCTGGTCGACCAGCACGCCGACGCCACGACCGGCCTCAAGCTCTCTGGCAAGCGCGAACGACGAGCCAGCGTGTGATGGCACGAGATTGCCCATACGCTTGGCACGAAAGTCGAAAACCTTCTGAGCGACGTAGGGATTGTTCGGCGGGCGAAAGAGCACAGTCACCTTCAGACCAAAGGCGGCGCCGGCGACCGGCAACAGCTCGAAATTGCCGGTATGCCCGGTAAAGACGATGAACGGGCGCGGATTGTCCCGGAGATCGAGAAAGATGGGAATGCCGGAAACTTCGATGCGGCCAGGCTTGTCGCTAAAGGGATCGAAGTCGAAAAGCCGGTCGAGAAAGACATATTCCGCTGCCAGGCGCCCCATATTGCCCCAGCTCGCACGTGCGATCTCTTCAATCTCCGCCTCAGTCTTTTCCGGAAAGGCATTGCGCAGATTGGTCAGCATCAGCTGATGCCGGCGCATACGCGGACCGATCTTGCGGGTCAGCCGATCGGCAAAGTTGATACCCGCATCCGCCGGAAACAGTTTCAGGAAATTCAGGAAGCCGAAGATGACCTGCGCCACCAGCCACTGCTGG comes from Rhizobium tropici CIAT 899 and encodes:
- a CDS encoding adenylate/guanylate cyclase domain-containing protein; its protein translation is MDLPAPLAWLVDEAGTSPSPERFLADLGGHLLAAGLPLAGSALTLAAPHPIITQHTWLWRAETGAVTEALGFAGTELGQAGRDWLADLGPIYEETIGIAPGNSVLAWAGTRPFSISEAENLREIARFAAAPLAGLAARATLSTLLEAYLGRRSAARVQAGALSRNSGETIRAALLCADLRDFTALSEATEPSVVIAALDAWFDRVAGAVHAFGGEVLKFMGDGVLAIFPVNGTATEACEAAIRAATAIRAGMAHLDGTRTSQGLPPLPFGVALHFGDMLWGNIGAADRLDFTAIGPAVNLVSRLEGLCKPLGQNILVSGSVAAETTMPLLALGDYELRGIAEPCVVFTPS
- a CDS encoding cold-shock protein, yielding MATKGTVKFFNQDKGFGFITPDGGAKDVFVHISALQASGIQSLREGQQVTFDTEPDRMGKGPKAVNIQAN
- the dusA gene encoding tRNA dihydrouridine(20/20a) synthase DusA produces the protein MKTGRKIFAVAPMIDWTDRHCRYLHRQISRHALLYTEMVVADAIIHGPRDRLLGHDVSEHPVALQLGGSDPAKLAEALRIAEAYGYDEINLNVGCPSDRVQSGTFGACLMLTPETVASCVAAMKAVSKAPVTVKCRIGVDEQEPEEALPELMTRVLDAGADAIWIHARKAWLKGLSPKENREIPPLDYDIVYRMKQRWPEVFIGINGGIQTLDQAEAHLAQVDGVMLGRAAYQNAAILADVDHRFFGEPAVEADWNGLRDQMIAYVERHIENGGRLQHVARHMVGLFTGLPGSRRYRQILSTDANKPGAGSEVIAAAFAAVDFGADSERVSA
- a CDS encoding fumarylacetoacetate hydrolase family protein, with protein sequence MNAPLTTVIPPPAPVLLPIEGETEFFPVRRVYCVGRNYADHAIEMGHDPTREPPFFFQKNPDNLLVSSDFPYPSLSSDVHHEVELVVALRGGGANIPVEQALDCVYGYGVGIDFTRRDLQGEAKKLGRPWEIGKAFDHSAPVSALAPATRVGHPDKGGIWLMRNGEAAQRGDLSQMIWKVPEIIAELSKLFTLAPGDIIMTGTPAGVGPVARGDRISCAVDGVANLVLNVV
- a CDS encoding gamma carbonic anhydrase family protein, producing MPLYALAGSTPKTPEPGRYWIAPDASVIGKVEIGEDVGIWFGAVLRGDNEPIVVGKDTNIQEGTMVHTDPAYPTTIGEGCTIGHHAIIHGCTIGNNSLIGMGATILNGAKIGNNCLVGANALVTEGKGFPDGSLIVGAPARAIRTLDEAAIEGLRRSARNYVANWQRFARDLKRLD
- a CDS encoding Fur family transcriptional regulator, which produces MTTPMLTKNQSLVFDILTKAEAPLSAYTILDKLRDQGFRAPLQVYRALDKLLEYGVVHRLESINSFVACAHPNEDCHSHGLVAFAICESCGQVIEFHDHEVDHRLMDWLKSQKFKAEKSTIEIRGHCANCAA
- the znuB gene encoding zinc ABC transporter permease subunit ZnuB — protein: MFDDFFLRAVVAGVGLALTTGPLGCFIIWRRMAYFGDTISHSALLGVALSLLFQLNLTLSVFAVAALVSILLLFLQRRQALSADALLGILSHATLAIGLVIVAFMSWVRIDLIAFLFGDILAVTQSDIAVIWGGGIFVLAAIAWLWRPLLASTVNPELAEAEGLRPERARLFFMLLMAVVIAIAMKIVGILLITALLIIPAATARRFAATPETMAIFASLLGAIAVVGGLFGSLRYDTPSGPSIVVAALVLFIFSLLPLVRRAGTPAAQQRGQSS
- a CDS encoding metal ABC transporter ATP-binding protein, whose amino-acid sequence is MLSSIDSKSRPLVSLHDVGVRRGGRWLVRGVDFSVSRGEIVTLIGPNGSGKSTSAKTAIGVLKPDEGRVERIANLKVGYVPQKLAIDWTLPLSVQRLMTLTGPLPERELIAALEAVGISHLAKAEVQHLSGGEFQRALLARAIARKPDLLVLDEPVQGVDFNGEIALYDLIKSIRNSQGCGILLISHDLHVVMAATDTVVCLNGHVCCRGTPQTVSQSPEYVKLFGTRAAQSLAIYSHHHDHTHLPDGRVQHADGSITDHCHADDGHHHHEDDDHGHDHDHDHSKGERHV
- the znuA gene encoding zinc ABC transporter substrate-binding protein ZnuA, which gives rise to MNAAKTLLPIAASLLLSGLLVGTAATAADAPKVVVSIKPIHSLVAAVMQGVGTPDLIVDGAASPHTYALKPSNARSLQEAKLVFWVGPGMDAFLQKPLAALGSNATIVELDDAPGITKLKFREGGAFEPHDDGDEHEVSDDHAHGHDHDHGEFDTHLWLDPHNAKAMVSEITTSLVAADPVNALTYQANQKALNDKLDALDTEIALTLAPVKDKPFIVFHDAYQYFEHRYGVRVSGSITVSPETIPGAQRVAEIHSKVADLGATCVFAEPQFEPKLVNVVLEGTSAKSGTLDPEAATLPQGPDLYFDLMRGIASSLKTCLSAQG
- the zigA gene encoding zinc metallochaperone GTPase ZigA is translated as MNKKLPVTVLSGFLGAGKTTLLNHILNNREGLRVAVIVNDMSEVNIDAALVRDGNANLSRTEEQLVEMTNGCICCTLRDDLLKEVRQLAEQGRFDYLLIESTGIAEPLPVATTFEFRDEDGRSLSDVARLDTMVTVVDAANLLSDYGSTDFLADRGETAGDGDNRTIVDLLVEQIEFADVVVLNKVGAATAEQRDAARKIIVGLNPDARLIEADFGVVEPSEVLGTGRFDIDRAETHPLWYKELHGFKDHVPETEEYGIRSFVYRAKKPFDPPKFQAFLNRSWPGVIRAKGFFWLATRPYYVGEMSQAGALVRTSKMGLWWAAVPQDQWPHDPSFKRALAPYLDPIWGDRRQELVFIGADPMNEKHITSELNACLIEADGFTPERWRNLPDPFASWNVTAA
- a CDS encoding PAS domain-containing protein; its protein translation is MLALFHAFSMKCSQIQRAIKLGDDELVASLDRELEPLIAAILAYKAVSLLEIYMQLQFMNNLIREEADDRSRVLRNSASLSALIDRYFGGASEAAGEVFRVFSSEKIDRDDTLGFEEGSVLNDVILDSLPNRVAVVTRDYRYLYSNAANSEFLKSKPMELVGRHISEFIGSEDFEISLKAKLDACFAGEKVECLYPSYRQIEPGKVFRCTITPLRAKEEVIGALLVMHEIIAVPAGMLVA
- a CDS encoding lipid A biosynthesis lauroyl acyltransferase; its protein translation is MKLFVTRIVLALRNFQQWLVAQVIFGFLNFLKLFPADAGINFADRLTRKIGPRMRRHQLMLTNLRNAFPEKTEAEIEEIARASWGNMGRLAAEYVFLDRLFDFDPFSDKPGRIEVSGIPIFLDLRDNPRPFIVFTGHTGNFELLPVAGAAFGLKVTVLFRPPNNPYVAQKVFDFRAKRMGNLVPSHAGSSFALARELEAGRGVGVLVDQKFRKGLKTLFFGRDVKTNPLLPKLVRQFNCEVYPARCIRLPGNRYRLEIEPKLEMPRNEAGGLDLTATAQMLNDKVESWVRENPEQWLWYHDRWNIKKSVF